A stretch of the Haloplanus aerogenes genome encodes the following:
- a CDS encoding helix-turn-helix domain-containing protein — MSDTDSDAPDIEELVGVEEPSFQHVLSCVFGIQDHESRTYLVLLDNPGSTVAELATELDRDRSNVNRSLTTLLEKGLADRERRLLDPGGYVYQYTATPLPEAKEMMHRTLDTWVEKVHDAIDEFGD; from the coding sequence ATGTCCGACACCGACTCCGACGCCCCCGACATCGAGGAACTCGTCGGCGTCGAGGAGCCGAGTTTTCAGCACGTTCTCTCCTGTGTATTCGGGATTCAGGACCACGAGAGCCGCACCTACCTCGTCTTGCTGGACAACCCGGGGAGTACGGTCGCGGAACTCGCGACGGAACTCGACCGTGACCGGAGCAACGTCAACCGGTCGCTGACGACGCTGCTGGAGAAGGGGCTGGCCGACCGGGAGCGCCGTCTGCTCGACCCCGGCGGCTACGTCTACCAGTACACCGCCACCCCGCTCCCCGAGGCCAAGGAGATGATGCACCGGACGCTCGACACGTGGGTCGAGAAGGTCCACGACGCCATCGACGAGTTCGGCGACTAA